Within Mycobacterium heckeshornense, the genomic segment CAAAATGCCGGACGGGTCACCGTCCTGGGCCGACCCGCGGCACGTGCTGCGCCGCCAGCTGGGCAAAGCCAACGAACTCGGGTTTTCGTGCTATGTGCATCCCGAAATCGAGTTCTTTTTGCTGCGGCCCGGTCCCGACGACGGGTCGCCGCCCGTTCCGATCGATAACGCCGGCTATTTCGACCAAGCGGTGCACGACTCGGCATCCAACTTCCGCAGGCGGGCGATCGATGCACTGGAATCCATGGGCATCTCGGTGGAATTCACCCACCACGAAGGCGCACCCGGCCAGCAGGAGATCGATCTGCGCTATGCCGACGCGCTGTCGATGGCCGACAACGTGATGACCTTCCGCTACGTGATCAAAGAAGTCGCACTCGAAGAGGGCGCGCGGGCTACCTTCATGCCCAAGCCATTCGCGCAATACCCCGGCTCGGCGATGCACACGCACATGAGCTTGTTCGAAGGCGAAGTCAACGCCTTCCACAGCCCCGACGACCCGCTGCAGCTCTCCGATGTGGCCAAGTCGTTCATCGCCGGCATCCTCGAGCACGCTTGCGAGATCAGCGCCGTCACCAATCAGTGGGTGAACTCCTACAAGCGGCTGGTGACCGGCGGCGAGGCACCGACCGCGGCGTCGTGGGGGGCGGCCAACCGCTCGGCGCTGGTGCGGGTTCCCATGTACAGTCCAAGAAAGACCTCCTCGCGGCGCATCGAGGTGCGCAGCCCCGACTCGGCGTGCAACCCGTACCTGACCTTCGCTGTATTGCTGGCCGCCGGGCTGCGCGGGGTGGAAAAGCACTACGCACTGGGCCCGCAGGCCGAGGACAACGTGTGGGATCTGACGCCTGAGGAGCGCCGGGCGATGGGCTACCGCGAGTTGCCGTCTAGCCTCGACAGTGCGCTGCATCAGATGGAAAACTCCGAGCTTGTCGCAGAAGCGTTGGGAGAGCACGTTTTTGACTTCTTCCTGCGCAACAAGCGCACCGAGTGGGCGAACTACCGTAGCCACGTCACCCCCTACGAGCTCAAGACCTATCTTTCGCTGTAGCGCAGCTGCGCTACCGTCGTCGTCGTGACGAGACCCGCCACGCACCG encodes:
- a CDS encoding glutamine synthetase family protein gives rise to the protein MDRQKEFVLRTLEERDIRFVRLWFTDVLGFLKSVAIAPAELEGAFEEGIGFDGSSIEGFARVSESDTVAHPDPSTFQILPWTTSSGHHHSARMFCDIKMPDGSPSWADPRHVLRRQLGKANELGFSCYVHPEIEFFLLRPGPDDGSPPVPIDNAGYFDQAVHDSASNFRRRAIDALESMGISVEFTHHEGAPGQQEIDLRYADALSMADNVMTFRYVIKEVALEEGARATFMPKPFAQYPGSAMHTHMSLFEGEVNAFHSPDDPLQLSDVAKSFIAGILEHACEISAVTNQWVNSYKRLVTGGEAPTAASWGAANRSALVRVPMYSPRKTSSRRIEVRSPDSACNPYLTFAVLLAAGLRGVEKHYALGPQAEDNVWDLTPEERRAMGYRELPSSLDSALHQMENSELVAEALGEHVFDFFLRNKRTEWANYRSHVTPYELKTYLSL